A genomic segment from Gorilla gorilla gorilla isolate KB3781 chromosome 3, NHGRI_mGorGor1-v2.1_pri, whole genome shotgun sequence encodes:
- the CFAP96 gene encoding cilia-and flagella-associated protein 96, with translation MPAEGGKTDMERIGLFSEMEYITVGDKYVSQFNRPFNEAASKNKQMLPGGSKEMSDLQAGYFDPHFVRIFEGEGYINLNQVRRRDMMEAAKKNLGKAFLPSSGEKTPCGLGSYYGTIGGPVPFFSAQSKTREKYKAPGKNLYTNPGKKGTGYGYANITIGKQFSHSADFYDAAKLKYKKANEEHHRLLKGAPFKLNLHPRDYFDVNPYFSEESLPPIKKEEKKKTISNTFKPSSPGKKPGGMKAGTFDPYPSHSADPYVAKLANISGKDDKIFHPPSGPKSRPVESIMTLNVRRALNSKNYKTSSVPSY, from the exons ATGCCTGCGGAAGGAGGAAAAACGGACATGGAAAGGATTGGCCTCTTTAGTGAGATGGAATATATTACTGTGGGTGATAAATATGTGTCACAATTTAATC gacccTTTAATGAGGCTGCaagcaaaaataaacagatgCTACCTGGAGGGTCCAAAGAAATGTCAGATCTTCAGGCAGGTTATTTTGATCCCCATTTTGTAAGGATTTTTGAAGGTGAAGGCTACATAAATCTGAATCAAGTGAGGAGACGGGATATGATGGAAGCAGCCAAAAAAAATCTAGGCAAAGCCTTCCTCCCTAGTAGTGGAGAGAAAACGCC aTGTGGCTTAGGAAGCTACTATGGAACAATAGGTGGTCCAGTCCCATTTTTCAGCGCACAGTCAAAAACTCGAGAAAAATATAAGGCACCTGGAAAGAATTTATACACAAACCCGGGAAAGAAAGGAACTGGATATGG CTATGCAAATATTACCATAGGTAAACAGTTTTCACACTCTGCCGACTTCTATGATGCAGCAAAACTAAAGTATAAG AAAGCGAATGAAGAACACCATCGTTTACTTAAAGGAGCACCGTTTAAGTTAAATCTTCACCCGAGGGACTATTTTGACGTGAATCCTTATTTTTCTGAGGAATCTTTACCAccaattaaaaaagaagagaagaagaaaacaatttcaaacacttttaaaccgTCTTCTCCTGGTAAAAAG CCTGGTGGAATGAAGGCAGGAACATTTGATCCTTACCCATCACATTCTGCTGACCCTTATGTGGCTAAATTGGCAAATATTTCTGGCAAAGACGATAAGATTTTCCACCCACCAAGTGGACCAAAAAGCAGACCAGTTGAAAGTATAATGACTTTGAATGTCAGAAG gGCACTAAATTCAAAGAACTACAAGACTTCTTCAGTACCATCCTATTAG